In Sander lucioperca isolate FBNREF2018 chromosome 21, SLUC_FBN_1.2, whole genome shotgun sequence, the following proteins share a genomic window:
- the hexim1 gene encoding protein HEXIM1 translates to MMTEPMEQTHHLKTSGSPSGGSSGDALEHLPARNRGGPENGNRGRQRDQKRQQRAENCGGINTDKLWQMKGEQREVCPAFAAGNELIKCPIANQPHQKADHAAGDGNPIAQGKNGEDRPLEETLNQVQEDSHIDSDTGFDARLGKKRHRRRTSRKKRNWKPYCQLSWDERKALEEKETARASRVREEMFAKGLPVAPYNTTQFLMDEHDREEPDLNTETGVRRPSGVGSRIEDTGSEEDLCDNNNEEEDDDEGSGGGSDGIGRPGNAGGEFLQRDFSETYEMYHVESLQNMTKQELVQEYLELEKCMSRLEEENNRLRRAVEPGGLTAESSLVRLRELERELERLRAQNTELLLQNQPSNDRGQVATN, encoded by the coding sequence ATGATGACAGAGCCAATGGAGCAGACCCATCACCTGAAAACTTCAGGCAGCCCATCAGGTGGGAGCAGTGGGGACGCGTTGGAGCATCTCCCAGCCAGAAACCGTGGTGGACCAGAGAACGGCAACAGGGGGCGACAGAGAGACCAGAAGCGACAGCAGCGGGCGGAGAACTGTGGGGGTATCAACACAGACAAGTTATGGCAAATGAAAGGCGAACAGAGGGAGGTGTGCCCTGCCTTCGCAGCCGGAAACGAGCTCATAAAGTGCCCGATTGCAAATCAGCCTCACCAGAAAGCCGATCATGCGGCGGGTGACGGTAATCCTATTGCACAGGGGAAAAACGGCGAAGACCGACCACTGGAGGAAACTTTAAACCAGGTGCAAGAGGATAGTCACATCGACTCCGACACTGGTTTCGATGCGCGTCTGGGCAAGAAGAGACACAGGCGCAGGACATCCAGGAAGAAGCGCAACTGGAAGCCTTATTGCCAACTTTCTTGGGATGAAAGGAAAGCCCTGGAAGAGAAAGAAACTGCCAGGGCGTCACGGGTGAGAGAGGAGATGTTCGCCAAAGGGCTCCCAGTGGCCCCCTATAACACCACCCAGTTCCTGATGGACGAGCACGACCGAGAGGAGCCCGACCTCAACACCGAGACCGGGGTCAGGCGGCCCTCAGGGGTCGGTAGCCGCATAGAGGACACGGGCAGCGAGGAGGATCTCTGCGACAacaacaacgaggaggaggacgatGATGAAGGCAGCGGCGGAGGCAGCGACGGTATCGGGAGACCTGGGAACGCAGGTGGTGAGTTTCTCCAGAGAGACTTTTCCGAGACCTACGAGATGTACCATGTCGAGAGCCTGCAGAATATGACCAAGCAGGAGCTGGTCCAGGAGTACCTGGAGCTGGAGAAGTGCATGTCCCGGCTGGAGGAGGAGAACAACCGGCTGAGGCGCGCCGTGGAGCCCGGGGGTCTGACCGCGGAGAGCTCCCTGGTCCGACTCAGAGAGCTGGAGAGGGAACTGGAGAGACTGAGGGCCCAAAACACGGAGCTCCTTCTGCAGAACCAGCCGAGTAATGACAGGGGGCAAGTCGCTACCAATTAA